In Pseudomonas fluorescens NCIMB 11764, a single window of DNA contains:
- the rsmA gene encoding 16S rRNA (adenine(1518)-N(6)/adenine(1519)-N(6))-dimethyltransferase RsmA produces the protein MTEHYQHRARKRFGQNFLHDAGVIDRILRSIHAKPEDRLLEIGPGQGALTQGLLNSGAQLDVVELDKDLIPILNQQFAGKSNFNLHQGDALKFDFNSLNAAPNSLRVVGNLPYNISTPLIFHLLNNAGIIRDMHFMLQKEVVERLAAGPGGGDWGRLSIMVQYHCRVEHLFNVGPGAFNPPPKVDSAIVRLVPHAVLPHPAKDHRLLERVVREAFNQRRKTLRNTLKLLLSNDEITAAGVDGSLRPEQLDLAAFVRLADKLSEQVLQKPAAD, from the coding sequence ATGACCGAGCATTACCAACACCGGGCGCGCAAGCGTTTCGGCCAGAACTTCCTGCATGATGCCGGCGTTATCGACCGCATCCTGCGCTCCATCCATGCCAAACCCGAAGACCGCCTGCTGGAAATCGGCCCTGGCCAGGGTGCGCTGACTCAAGGCCTGCTGAACAGCGGTGCCCAGTTGGACGTGGTGGAGCTGGACAAAGACCTGATCCCGATCCTCAACCAACAGTTCGCCGGCAAGAGCAACTTCAACCTGCATCAGGGTGACGCGCTGAAGTTCGACTTCAACAGCCTGAACGCCGCACCGAACAGCCTGCGCGTGGTTGGCAACCTGCCATACAACATCTCTACGCCGCTGATTTTTCACCTGCTGAACAACGCGGGCATCATCCGCGACATGCACTTCATGCTGCAGAAAGAAGTGGTCGAGCGTCTGGCGGCAGGCCCTGGCGGCGGTGACTGGGGTCGCCTGTCGATCATGGTCCAGTACCACTGCCGCGTAGAGCACCTGTTCAACGTTGGCCCGGGCGCGTTCAACCCGCCGCCTAAAGTCGATTCGGCCATCGTACGCCTGGTGCCACACGCAGTACTGCCACACCCGGCCAAGGATCACCGCCTGCTGGAGCGCGTCGTGCGCGAAGCCTTCAACCAGCGCCGCAAGACCCTGCGCAACACCCTGAAATTGCTGCTGAGCAACGACGAAATCACCGCCGCCGGTGTCGACGGCAGCCTGCGTCCTGAACAGCTCGATCTGGCCGCCTTTGTGCGCCTGGCCGACAAGCTCAGCGAACAAGTCCTACAGAAGCCCGCCGCCGACTGA
- the apaG gene encoding Co2+/Mg2+ efflux protein ApaG has product MSDSRYQVDVSVVTRYLAEQSQPEQNRFAFAYTITVHNSGELPAKLLSRHWVITDGDGHVEEVRGAGVVGLQPLILAGGDHTYSSGTVMTTKVGTMQGSYQMIAEDGKHFDAIIAPFRLAVPGALH; this is encoded by the coding sequence ATGTCCGATTCTCGTTATCAGGTCGACGTCAGCGTCGTCACCCGCTATCTGGCAGAACAATCGCAACCCGAGCAAAACCGCTTTGCCTTCGCTTACACCATTACCGTGCACAACAGTGGCGAGTTACCGGCCAAGCTGTTGTCCCGGCACTGGGTCATCACCGATGGCGACGGACATGTCGAAGAGGTTCGCGGTGCCGGCGTCGTGGGTTTGCAACCGCTGATCCTGGCCGGCGGCGACCACACCTACAGCAGTGGCACAGTGATGACGACCAAGGTCGGCACCATGCAAGGCAGCTATCAAATGATTGCCGAGGACGGTAAGCATTTCGACGCCATCATCGCCCCATTCCGCCTGGCGGTGCCTGGGGCCCTGCACTGA
- a CDS encoding symmetrical bis(5'-nucleosyl)-tetraphosphatase gives MATYAVGDLQGCLDPLKCLLEQVAFDPARDKLWLVGDLVNRGPQSLETLRFLYSLRESLVCVLGNHDLHLLAAGHNIERLKKADTLREILEAPDSAELLEWVRQQKLMHYDEQRNIALVHAGIPPQWSLRKALKYAAEVEEALRDDNRFAPYLDGMYGNEPLKWDSDLKGVTRLRVITNYFTRMRFCTSEGKLDLKSKEGLDTAPEGYKPWFQFKERKTKGVKIIFGHWAALEGQCNEPGILALDTGCVWGGSMTLMNVDTFERLQCKCDEHGHALPPVASPIPEQTSASAQR, from the coding sequence ATGGCGACGTATGCCGTAGGCGACCTGCAAGGGTGCCTCGACCCCCTGAAATGCCTGCTTGAGCAAGTCGCCTTCGACCCTGCCCGGGACAAACTGTGGCTGGTCGGCGATCTGGTCAACCGTGGTCCGCAATCGCTGGAAACCTTGCGCTTCCTTTATAGCCTGCGCGAGTCACTGGTATGCGTACTGGGCAACCACGACTTGCACTTGCTGGCTGCCGGCCACAACATCGAACGCCTGAAGAAAGCCGACACCCTGCGCGAGATTCTTGAAGCGCCAGATAGCGCGGAACTGCTGGAGTGGGTGCGCCAGCAAAAGCTCATGCATTACGACGAACAGCGCAACATCGCCCTGGTCCACGCCGGCATACCGCCACAATGGTCGCTGCGCAAAGCCTTGAAGTACGCCGCCGAGGTCGAAGAGGCGCTGCGCGACGACAACCGTTTTGCGCCTTACCTCGATGGCATGTACGGCAACGAGCCGTTGAAGTGGGACAGTGATCTCAAAGGTGTAACCCGCCTGCGCGTGATCACCAACTATTTCACCCGCATGCGTTTCTGCACCAGCGAAGGCAAGCTGGACCTCAAGAGCAAGGAAGGTCTCGACACTGCACCGGAGGGTTACAAACCCTGGTTCCAGTTCAAGGAGCGCAAGACCAAGGGCGTGAAGATCATCTTCGGCCACTGGGCAGCACTTGAGGGCCAGTGCAACGAGCCGGGCATCTTAGCCCTCGACACCGGTTGCGTCTGGGGTGGTTCGATGACCCTGATGAACGTCGACACCTTTGAACGCCTGCAGTGCAAATGCGACGAGCATGGCCATGCCCTGCCGCCAGTCGCCTCCCCTATTCCCGAACAAACGTCAGCCAGCGCCCAGCGCTAG
- the glpE gene encoding thiosulfate sulfurtransferase GlpE: protein MSEFKRIPPEQAQALREQGAVVVDVRDPATYAALHIAGSKHLDNVSISDFIRAADLDAPTVVVCYHGNSSQSAAAYLISQGFSDVYSMDGGFELWRTTYPSETAQGSSE from the coding sequence ATGAGCGAATTCAAACGCATCCCCCCAGAACAGGCCCAGGCCCTGCGCGAACAAGGCGCGGTGGTGGTCGATGTTCGAGATCCTGCAACATATGCCGCACTGCATATCGCCGGCTCGAAGCATCTGGACAACGTCTCCATCTCGGATTTCATCCGCGCCGCCGATCTTGATGCACCGACGGTCGTGGTCTGTTATCACGGCAATTCCAGCCAGAGCGCGGCGGCCTACCTGATCAGCCAGGGTTTCTCCGACGTCTACAGCATGGATGGCGGTTTTGAGCTGTGGCGTACGACTTATCCTTCGGAAACAGCACAAGGCTCTTCCGAATAA
- a CDS encoding PrkA family serine protein kinase → MSIFSHFQQRFESTRQEELSLQEYLELCKNDRSAYASAAERLLLAIGEPELLDTSTNSRLSRIFSNKVIRRYPAFEDFHGMEECIDQIVSYFRHAAQGLEEKKQILYLLGPVGGGKSSLAEKLKQLIEKVPFYAIKGSPVFESPLGLFNATEDGAILEEDFGIPRRYLNTIMSPWATKRLAEFGGDISQFRVVKLYPSILNQIAVAKTEPGDENNQDISALVGKVDIRKLEEFPQNDADAYSYSGALCRANQGLMEFVEMFKAPIKVLHPLLTATQEGNYNSTEGLGAIPFTGILLAHSNESEWHTFRNNKNNEAFIDRIYIVKVPYCLRVSDEVKIYDKLLFNSSLAKAHCAPDTLKMLAQFTVLSRLKEPENSNIYSKMRVYDGENLKDTDPKAKSIQEYRDNAGVDEGMNGLSTRFAFKILSKVFNFDPHEIAANPVHLLYVLEQQIEQEQFQAETRERYLRFLKEYLAPRYIEFIGKEIQTAYLESYSEYGQNIFDRYVLYADFWIQDQEYRDPETGEILNRVALNEELEKIEKPAGISNPKDFRNEIVNFVLRARANNNGKNPTWLSYEKLRVVIEKKMFSNTEDLLPVISFNAKASKEDQQKHNDFVTRMVERGYTDKQVRLLSEWYLRVRKSQ, encoded by the coding sequence ATGAGTATCTTTAGCCACTTCCAACAACGCTTCGAGTCCACACGCCAGGAAGAACTCTCGCTACAAGAGTACCTGGAGCTGTGCAAAAACGACCGCAGCGCCTACGCTTCCGCCGCCGAGCGTCTCTTGCTGGCCATCGGAGAACCGGAGCTGCTCGACACCTCGACCAACTCGAGGCTTTCGCGAATCTTTTCCAACAAGGTAATCCGTCGCTATCCGGCCTTTGAAGACTTCCACGGGATGGAAGAATGCATCGACCAGATCGTCTCGTATTTCCGCCACGCCGCTCAGGGCCTGGAAGAGAAGAAACAGATCCTCTATCTGCTCGGCCCTGTCGGTGGCGGTAAATCGTCCCTGGCCGAGAAGCTGAAACAGCTGATCGAGAAGGTGCCTTTCTACGCGATCAAAGGCTCGCCGGTTTTCGAATCGCCCCTGGGTCTGTTCAACGCCACTGAAGATGGCGCGATCCTCGAGGAAGACTTCGGCATTCCGCGACGCTATCTCAACACCATCATGTCGCCATGGGCCACTAAACGCCTGGCCGAATTCGGTGGCGACATCAGCCAGTTCCGCGTGGTGAAACTCTATCCGTCGATCCTCAACCAGATCGCCGTGGCCAAAACCGAGCCGGGAGATGAAAACAACCAGGACATCTCGGCACTGGTGGGCAAGGTCGATATCCGCAAACTGGAAGAGTTCCCGCAGAACGACGCCGACGCCTACAGCTACTCGGGCGCACTGTGCCGGGCCAACCAGGGCCTGATGGAATTCGTCGAGATGTTCAAGGCGCCGATCAAGGTGCTGCACCCATTGCTGACCGCCACCCAGGAAGGCAACTACAACAGTACCGAAGGCCTGGGGGCGATTCCGTTTACCGGGATCCTGCTGGCCCACTCCAACGAATCGGAATGGCACACCTTCCGCAACAACAAGAACAACGAAGCCTTCATCGACCGGATCTACATCGTCAAAGTGCCGTACTGCCTGCGGGTCAGCGACGAAGTGAAGATCTACGACAAGCTTCTGTTCAACAGTTCTCTGGCCAAGGCGCATTGCGCGCCGGACACCCTGAAAATGCTGGCCCAGTTCACCGTGCTTTCACGCCTGAAGGAGCCGGAAAACTCCAACATCTATTCCAAGATGCGGGTGTATGACGGTGAAAACCTCAAGGACACCGATCCAAAGGCCAAGTCGATCCAGGAATACCGCGACAATGCGGGTGTCGACGAAGGCATGAACGGCCTGTCGACGCGCTTCGCGTTCAAGATTCTGTCGAAGGTCTTCAACTTCGATCCGCACGAAATCGCCGCCAACCCGGTGCACTTGCTCTACGTGCTGGAACAACAGATTGAACAGGAGCAATTCCAGGCCGAAACCCGTGAACGCTACCTGCGGTTCCTCAAGGAATACCTGGCGCCGCGTTATATCGAGTTCATCGGCAAGGAAATCCAGACCGCCTACCTCGAGTCTTACAGCGAGTACGGCCAGAACATCTTCGATCGTTACGTGCTGTATGCCGACTTCTGGATCCAGGACCAGGAGTATCGCGACCCGGAAACCGGCGAGATTCTCAACCGCGTGGCACTGAACGAAGAACTGGAGAAAATCGAAAAACCGGCCGGCATCAGCAATCCGAAGGATTTCCGCAACGAAATCGTCAACTTTGTGCTGCGCGCCCGAGCCAACAACAACGGCAAGAACCCGACCTGGCTCAGCTACGAAAAACTGCGGGTGGTCATCGAGAAGAAAATGTTCTCCAACACCGAGGACCTCCTGCCGGTCATCAGCTTCAACGCCAAGGCCAGCAAAGAGGACCAGCAGAAGCACAACGACTTCGTCACACGGATGGTCGAGCGGGGCTACACCGACAAACAGGTACGACTGCTGTCCGAGTGGTACTTGCGGGTCAGAAAATCACAATAA
- a CDS encoding YeaH/YhbH family protein, which produces MSYVIDRRLNGKNKSTVNRQRFLRRYRDHIKKAVEEAVSRRSITDMEHGEQISIPGRDIDEPVLHHGRGGKQTVVHPGNKEFSSGEHIARPPGGGGGRGPGKAGNSGEGMDEFVFQITQEEFLEFMFEDLELPNLVKRNLTGTDTFKTVRAGISNEGNPSRINIIRTLRSAHARRIALSGSSRAKLREAKEELLRLKQEEPDNFGDIQEIEAEIEKLSARIHRVPFLDTFDLKYNLLIKQPNPSSKAVMFCLMDVSGSMTQATKDIAKRFFILLYLFLKRNYDKIDVVFIRHHTSAREVDEEEFFYSRETGGTIVSSALKLMQEIMAERYPSNEWNIYAAQASDGDNWNDDSPICRDILINQIMPFVQYYTYVEITPREHQALWFEYERIAEAFSDTFAQQQLVSAGDIYPVFRELFQRRLVT; this is translated from the coding sequence ATGAGCTATGTGATCGACCGACGTCTCAATGGCAAGAACAAGAGCACGGTGAACCGCCAGCGGTTTCTGCGGCGTTACCGTGATCACATCAAGAAGGCTGTCGAAGAGGCAGTCAGCCGGCGTTCCATTACCGATATGGAACACGGCGAGCAGATCAGCATTCCCGGCCGCGACATCGACGAGCCGGTGCTTCACCACGGTCGCGGTGGCAAGCAGACCGTCGTACACCCGGGCAACAAGGAATTCTCCAGCGGCGAGCACATCGCCCGTCCACCCGGAGGCGGCGGTGGCAGAGGCCCGGGCAAGGCCGGCAACTCGGGTGAAGGAATGGACGAATTCGTCTTTCAGATCACCCAGGAAGAATTCCTCGAGTTCATGTTCGAGGACCTTGAGCTGCCGAACCTGGTCAAGCGTAACCTGACCGGCACCGATACCTTCAAGACCGTACGCGCCGGGATCAGTAACGAAGGCAACCCGTCGCGGATCAACATCATCCGCACCTTGCGTTCGGCCCATGCACGGCGCATTGCCCTGTCCGGCAGCAGCCGGGCGAAACTGCGTGAAGCCAAAGAGGAATTGCTGCGGCTGAAGCAGGAAGAACCGGACAACTTCGGCGATATTCAGGAAATCGAGGCAGAAATCGAAAAACTCAGTGCGCGCATTCATCGCGTACCGTTCCTCGATACCTTCGACCTCAAGTACAACCTGCTGATCAAGCAACCCAACCCCAGCTCGAAGGCCGTGATGTTCTGCCTGATGGACGTGTCCGGCTCCATGACCCAGGCAACCAAAGACATCGCCAAGCGCTTCTTTATCCTGCTGTACCTGTTCCTCAAGCGTAACTACGACAAGATCGACGTCGTGTTCATCCGCCACCACACCAGCGCCAGGGAGGTCGATGAGGAAGAGTTTTTCTACTCCCGCGAAACCGGCGGCACCATCGTTTCCAGCGCGTTGAAACTGATGCAGGAGATCATGGCCGAACGCTATCCGAGCAACGAGTGGAACATCTATGCCGCGCAAGCCTCCGACGGCGACAACTGGAATGACGACTCGCCAATCTGCCGTGACATCCTGATCAACCAGATCATGCCGTTTGTGCAGTACTACACTTACGTTGAGATCACCCCGCGCGAACACCAGGCCTTGTGGTTCGAATACGAACGCATCGCCGAAGCCTTTTCTGACACTTTTGCCCAGCAACAACTGGTCTCGGCCGGGGATATCTATCCGGTCTTCCGTGAACTCTTCCAGCGCAGGTTAGTGACATGA
- a CDS encoding SpoVR family protein, translating into MTAKEQKRQPISTGSEWTFELIQAYDREISRIAARYALDTYPNQIEVITAEQMMDAYASVGMPLGYHHWSYGKHFLSTEKSYSRGQMGLAYEIVINSDPCIAYLMEENTICMQALVVAHACYGHNSFFKGNYLFRTWTDASSIIDYLVFAKQYIMQCEERHGIDAVEDLLDSCHALMNYGVDRYKRPYPISAEEERRRQKDREEHLQKQINDLWRTIPKGADKYSDKDNARFPAEPQENILYFIEKHAPLLEPWQREIVRIVRKIAQYFYPQRQTQVMNEGWATFWHYTLMNDLYDEGLVTDGFMMEFLTSHTSVVFQPGFDSPYYNGINPYTLGFAMYRDIRRMCEHPTEEDYRWFPEIAGTDWLSSIKFAMSSFKDESFILQYLSPKVIRDLKLFSILDDDQKDDLLVPAIHDEDGYRTIRETLAAQYNLGNREPNIQIYSIDRRGDRSLTLRHQQHDRKPLGESTEEVLKHLHRLWGFDIHLETLQGDQVMKTHHVPPRSEHNEGDYGRLDLAVIHL; encoded by the coding sequence ATGACCGCCAAAGAGCAGAAGCGCCAACCCATTTCCACCGGCTCTGAATGGACGTTCGAGCTGATCCAGGCCTACGACCGCGAAATCAGCCGTATCGCGGCTCGCTACGCCCTCGATACCTACCCCAACCAAATCGAAGTGATCACAGCCGAGCAGATGATGGACGCCTACGCCTCTGTGGGCATGCCACTGGGGTATCACCACTGGTCATACGGCAAACACTTCCTCAGCACCGAGAAATCCTACTCTCGCGGCCAGATGGGGCTGGCCTACGAGATCGTGATCAACTCTGACCCGTGCATTGCCTATCTGATGGAAGAAAACACCATCTGCATGCAGGCCCTGGTGGTGGCCCATGCCTGCTACGGGCACAACAGTTTCTTCAAAGGCAATTACCTGTTCCGCACCTGGACCGACGCGAGTTCGATCATCGATTATCTGGTGTTCGCCAAGCAGTACATCATGCAATGCGAAGAGCGCCACGGCATCGATGCGGTCGAGGACCTGCTGGACTCCTGCCATGCGCTGATGAACTACGGGGTAGACCGCTACAAACGCCCTTACCCGATATCCGCCGAAGAGGAACGTCGTCGGCAAAAGGATCGGGAAGAGCATTTGCAGAAGCAGATCAACGATCTGTGGCGCACCATTCCAAAAGGCGCGGACAAGTACAGCGACAAGGACAACGCGCGCTTCCCCGCCGAACCTCAGGAAAACATCCTGTACTTCATCGAAAAACATGCGCCGCTGCTGGAACCGTGGCAGCGCGAGATCGTACGCATCGTGCGCAAGATCGCGCAGTACTTCTATCCACAACGCCAGACCCAGGTGATGAACGAAGGCTGGGCCACGTTCTGGCATTACACCTTGATGAACGATCTGTACGACGAAGGCCTGGTCACCGACGGTTTCATGATGGAGTTCCTGACGTCCCACACCAGCGTGGTCTTTCAGCCGGGTTTCGACAGCCCGTACTACAACGGCATCAACCCCTACACCCTGGGCTTTGCGATGTACCGGGACATCCGGCGCATGTGTGAACACCCGACCGAAGAGGATTACCGCTGGTTCCCGGAAATCGCCGGTACCGATTGGCTATCGAGCATCAAGTTCGCCATGAGCAGCTTCAAGGATGAGAGTTTCATCCTGCAGTACCTTTCACCCAAGGTCATCCGCGACCTGAAGTTGTTCAGCATTCTCGATGACGACCAGAAGGACGATCTACTGGTGCCGGCCATTCACGATGAAGACGGCTACCGCACGATCCGTGAAACCCTGGCAGCGCAGTACAACCTGGGCAATCGCGAGCCCAACATCCAGATCTACAGCATCGACCGCCGTGGCGACCGTTCCCTGACCCTTCGTCACCAGCAACACGACCGCAAACCGCTGGGCGAGTCTACCGAGGAAGTGCTCAAGCACTTGCACCGTCTCTGGGGCTTCGACATTCACCTGGAAACCCTGCAAGGGGATCAGGTGATGAAAACCCACCATGTTCCGCCCAGAAGCGAGCACAACGAAGGCGATTACGGCCGGCTGGACCTGGCTGTCATCCATCTTTGA
- a CDS encoding multifunctional CCA addition/repair protein — MQIYKVGGAVRDRLLGKPVTDIDWVVVGATTEEMLAKGFRPVGADFPVFLHPKSGEEYALARTERKSGRGYGGFTFHASPEVTLEEDLIRRDLTINAMAEDDQQKLTDPYHGQRDLEARLLRHVSPAFAEDPLRVLRVARFAARYAELGFTVAPETLELMRELSESGELEALTAERSWKEISRALMEDQPQVFIQVLRDCAALKVLMPEVDALFGVPQPEAHHPEIDTGAHTLSVLEQAALHKQPLTVRWACLLHDLGKGLTPEEEWPRHIAHEHKGLKLIKAVNERFKAPKDCQELALLVGQFHTHGHRALELKPSTLLELLQSFDVYRRPQRFEEFIAACEMDARGRKGLEQRSYPQADYLRGAANAARSVAVQPLLEKGFKGPELGEAIKRERLKALKAYKEQI; from the coding sequence ATGCAGATTTATAAAGTCGGCGGTGCGGTTCGTGACCGGCTGCTGGGCAAGCCTGTCACCGATATCGACTGGGTCGTGGTCGGGGCCACCACTGAAGAAATGCTCGCCAAGGGCTTTCGCCCGGTAGGAGCGGACTTCCCGGTGTTTCTTCATCCGAAAAGCGGTGAGGAATACGCCCTCGCCCGGACCGAACGTAAAAGCGGACGCGGCTATGGCGGCTTCACCTTTCACGCCAGCCCCGAAGTGACGCTTGAAGAAGACCTGATCCGTCGTGACCTGACAATCAACGCCATGGCCGAAGACGATCAGCAGAAGCTGACCGACCCCTATCACGGCCAACGCGACCTTGAGGCTCGCTTGCTTCGTCACGTTTCCCCCGCGTTTGCCGAAGATCCCCTCCGTGTTCTGCGTGTTGCGCGCTTCGCCGCACGATATGCCGAGCTCGGCTTTACCGTTGCACCAGAGACGCTGGAGCTGATGCGTGAGCTCAGCGAGTCAGGAGAACTCGAAGCGCTGACAGCAGAACGCAGCTGGAAGGAAATTTCCCGCGCACTGATGGAAGATCAGCCACAAGTGTTCATCCAGGTACTGCGCGACTGCGCCGCGCTGAAGGTGCTGATGCCGGAAGTCGACGCACTGTTCGGTGTCCCGCAGCCCGAAGCCCACCACCCGGAAATCGACACGGGCGCCCACACCTTGAGCGTGCTCGAACAAGCCGCACTGCACAAACAGCCGCTGACTGTGCGCTGGGCCTGCCTGCTGCATGACCTGGGGAAAGGACTGACGCCGGAAGAAGAATGGCCCCGGCACATCGCACACGAACACAAGGGCCTGAAGCTGATCAAAGCAGTCAATGAACGCTTCAAGGCGCCGAAGGACTGTCAGGAGCTGGCGCTGCTGGTGGGCCAATTTCACACTCACGGGCATCGCGCTCTTGAGCTAAAGCCTTCGACCTTGCTGGAGTTGTTGCAGAGTTTCGATGTTTACCGTCGGCCACAGCGGTTTGAAGAGTTTATTGCGGCGTGTGAAATGGACGCACGTGGGCGCAAAGGGCTGGAGCAGAGAAGTTATCCACAGGCGGATTATTTGCGTGGCGCGGCGAATGCTGCGCGAAGCGTGGCGGTTCAGCCGTTGCTGGAGAAGGGATTCAAGGGGCCGGAGCTGGGTGAGGCGATCAAGCGCGAGCGGCTCAAGGCGCTGAAAGCCTACAAGGAGCAAATCTAA
- the folK gene encoding 2-amino-4-hydroxy-6-hydroxymethyldihydropteridine diphosphokinase has product MSLTQVYLGLGSNIERETHLQAGLEALAGFLVDIRCSAVFESQPVGIKSGPFFNFVVSAYTDLPLMELDRRLKFIEADNGRYAPDRKGLPLDIDVLLFGDLVGNFDGLILPRAEILKNAFVLWPLSLIAPDRVHPGVGKSFATLWSEAQIDQVLAPVAFEWRGVQLTPSSFL; this is encoded by the coding sequence ATGTCGCTGACTCAGGTGTATCTCGGGCTCGGTAGCAATATCGAGCGCGAAACCCATTTGCAGGCTGGCCTGGAAGCCCTGGCGGGTTTTCTGGTGGATATACGCTGCTCGGCGGTGTTCGAAAGCCAGCCCGTGGGGATCAAGAGCGGGCCGTTCTTCAATTTTGTGGTTTCGGCTTACACCGATCTGCCGCTGATGGAGTTGGACCGCCGGTTGAAATTCATTGAGGCTGACAATGGCCGCTATGCGCCGGACCGCAAGGGTTTGCCACTGGATATCGACGTGTTGCTGTTCGGCGACCTGGTGGGCAACTTCGATGGTTTGATTCTGCCGCGTGCCGAGATTCTGAAAAATGCCTTTGTGCTGTGGCCGTTGTCGCTGATTGCGCCGGATCGTGTGCATCCGGGTGTGGGCAAAAGCTTCGCGACGTTGTGGAGTGAAGCGCAGATTGATCAAGTGTTGGCGCCAGTGGCGTTTGAGTGGCGCGGCGTGCAGCTGACCCCGTCCAGTTTCCTTTAA
- the folB gene encoding dihydroneopterin aldolase, which produces MDRVFIEGLEVDTVIGAYDWERGIRQCLRLDLSFAWDNRPAAAGDDLTLALDYASVSSRIQAFAEQAQFQLVETFAERLVEVLMSEFNITWMRLKLTKPGAVPAATDGVGVEIERGCR; this is translated from the coding sequence TTGGACAGAGTGTTTATCGAGGGCCTGGAAGTCGACACCGTGATTGGTGCCTACGACTGGGAGCGTGGCATCCGACAGTGCCTGCGTCTTGATCTGAGCTTCGCCTGGGATAATCGCCCGGCCGCGGCCGGTGACGACCTGACCCTGGCGCTCGATTACGCGAGCGTTTCGTCGCGCATCCAGGCCTTTGCCGAGCAGGCGCAGTTCCAGCTGGTCGAGACCTTTGCCGAGCGACTGGTGGAAGTGCTGATGAGCGAATTCAACATCACCTGGATGCGCCTCAAGTTGACCAAGCCAGGCGCCGTCCCGGCGGCCACCGATGGTGTGGGCGTGGAGATCGAGCGCGGATGTCGCTGA
- the plsY gene encoding glycerol-3-phosphate 1-O-acyltransferase PlsY: MFWLLATFAYLLGSLSFAILLSRLTGNPDPRMSGSGNAGATNMLRLAGKKLAILTLIGDLCKGLLPVLIAGIAGLSLQEQAWIGVCAVIGHLFPLYFRFRGGKGVATAAGMLLGLYPPAALLAVCAWLLTFFLTRTSSLAALIATPLTLPLLAWQEPAALLPMSALTGLIVWRHRGNLRDLFAGRERHF, translated from the coding sequence ATGTTTTGGTTACTGGCGACCTTCGCCTACCTGCTCGGCTCTCTGTCCTTCGCCATTTTGCTCAGCCGCCTGACCGGTAACCCCGATCCGCGAATGAGTGGCTCGGGCAATGCCGGCGCCACCAACATGTTGCGCCTGGCCGGCAAGAAACTCGCCATCCTGACCCTCATCGGCGACCTCTGCAAAGGCCTGCTGCCGGTGTTGATCGCAGGCATTGCGGGCCTTTCGCTGCAAGAACAGGCCTGGATCGGCGTTTGCGCCGTCATCGGTCACCTGTTCCCCCTGTACTTTCGCTTTCGCGGCGGCAAGGGCGTCGCCACCGCCGCTGGCATGTTGCTGGGCCTTTACCCGCCTGCGGCCCTGCTGGCAGTCTGCGCGTGGCTGCTGACGTTCTTCCTGACCCGCACCAGCTCACTCGCCGCCCTGATCGCCACACCACTTACCCTGCCGCTGCTGGCCTGGCAAGAACCGGCGGCATTGCTGCCCATGAGCGCACTTACGGGGCTGATCGTCTGGCGTCATCGCGGCAATCTACGCGACCTGTTTGCCGGGCGCGAACGGCATTTTTAG